One stretch of Candidatus Hydrogenedentota bacterium DNA includes these proteins:
- the nhaC gene encoding Na+/H+ antiporter NhaC: protein MKQPSLFVALLPLLLLMVLLAANVGLFADNASSGPNQLALLLGAAFAFFLGHFVLKTEYKDMEHRALHSVVLAMQAIVILLVVGVLIGLWILSGIVPTMIYFGIKLVHPSVFPLVACVACSIVSLAIGSSWSTMGTVGVALIGIGKTLGISEALVAGAIISGAYFGDKMSPLSDTTNLAPAVAGTDLFTHIRHMFYTTAPAYTLTLAGFLGLGLLFKPAGYEPAFVNEVAGAISSRFHVAWYMPLPAVAVIVMAACRVPALPALTAGAFLGAGAAVLFQPQLIGETLTWRGAYTKIIETAHSGFSFDSGNVMLNELFNQGGMLNMLPTVLLIISAMLFGGAMEATGMLPRIAGAILSLVRGTGSLIGATITSSIVCNITAPDQYISIVVPGRMFRQAYQRYGLEPRNLSRALEDGGTVTSVLVPWNTCGAYATSVLHVSAAAYAPFCLFNWLSPIISTTMATLNLGIKYLPPTQHNEDEAGHDQA from the coding sequence ATGAAACAGCCTTCTCTGTTTGTGGCATTGTTGCCCTTGCTCCTTCTCATGGTCCTGCTCGCAGCGAACGTGGGACTGTTCGCGGACAATGCGTCGTCCGGCCCAAACCAGCTCGCGTTGCTGCTCGGCGCCGCATTCGCCTTCTTCCTGGGCCATTTCGTGTTGAAAACGGAGTACAAGGACATGGAGCACCGGGCGCTGCACTCGGTCGTGCTCGCAATGCAGGCTATCGTGATTCTGCTTGTCGTGGGCGTGCTGATCGGCTTGTGGATTCTGAGCGGCATCGTGCCCACGATGATCTATTTTGGCATTAAATTGGTTCACCCGTCGGTCTTTCCGCTGGTGGCCTGCGTCGCGTGCTCAATCGTGTCGCTGGCGATCGGCAGCAGCTGGTCTACGATGGGAACGGTGGGCGTCGCGCTCATCGGCATTGGCAAGACCCTGGGCATCTCGGAAGCGCTTGTAGCCGGAGCGATCATCTCCGGCGCCTACTTCGGCGACAAGATGTCCCCGCTGTCCGACACGACCAATCTCGCACCGGCGGTGGCGGGCACCGACTTGTTCACGCATATTCGGCACATGTTTTACACGACCGCGCCCGCATATACGTTGACCCTTGCCGGTTTCCTTGGACTCGGTTTGCTGTTCAAACCGGCAGGCTACGAGCCGGCATTTGTAAATGAGGTTGCCGGTGCCATCTCTTCCCGTTTCCATGTGGCGTGGTACATGCCGCTGCCAGCCGTGGCCGTGATAGTCATGGCCGCATGCCGCGTGCCCGCATTGCCCGCGCTGACTGCCGGGGCGTTTCTCGGCGCGGGAGCCGCAGTGCTGTTCCAGCCGCAACTCATCGGCGAAACCCTGACGTGGAGGGGCGCGTACACGAAGATCATCGAGACCGCGCATTCCGGCTTTTCATTCGACTCCGGCAACGTGATGCTTAACGAGTTGTTCAATCAGGGCGGCATGCTGAACATGTTGCCGACCGTGTTGCTGATCATTTCGGCCATGCTCTTCGGGGGAGCCATGGAGGCCACGGGCATGCTGCCCCGGATCGCGGGCGCCATCCTGTCGCTGGTGCGCGGCACGGGCTCGCTCATCGGGGCGACCATCACGAGCAGTATTGTGTGCAACATCACCGCGCCGGACCAATACATCTCGATCGTCGTGCCCGGGCGCATGTTCCGGCAGGCTTACCAGAGATACGGCCTCGAGCCACGCAATCTGTCGCGCGCGCTCGAAGACGGCGGCACCGTCACCTCGGTCTTGGTGCCCTGGAACACCTGCGGGGCATACGCCACTTCCGTGCTCCACGTGAGCGCGGCGGCCTACGCACCGTTCTGCCTGTTCAACTGGCTGTCGCCCATCATTTCAACGACCATGGCCACGCTGAACCTCGGAATCAAGTACTTGCCCCCAACGCAGCACAACGAAGACGAGGCTGGTCATGACCAGGCATAG
- a CDS encoding ABC transporter ATP-binding protein — MNGAVLASLRDVRKTYFMGAVRVDALRGVNIEFHCGEYVSIMGPSGCGKSTLLNVLGCLDRPSGGAYLLDGADVAHLTDDDLSEIRGSRLGFIFQSYNLIQQLSVIENIVVPLYYQGISERRAHAVGAELAERVGLADRLQHRPFELSGGQQQRVAIARALVNDPLIILADEPTGNLDSKSGAEILKLIDELHAQGKTIIMVTHDPAVGARSQRVVRLRDGLVEEDFYNDHAA, encoded by the coding sequence ATGAACGGCGCGGTTCTGGCGTCTCTGCGCGACGTGCGGAAGACCTATTTCATGGGCGCCGTTCGGGTGGACGCGCTGCGCGGCGTGAATATCGAATTTCACTGCGGTGAATACGTCAGCATCATGGGGCCTTCCGGATGCGGGAAAAGCACCCTGCTCAATGTGCTGGGCTGCCTGGACCGGCCCAGCGGTGGCGCCTATCTGCTGGACGGCGCGGACGTGGCGCATCTCACGGATGACGACCTTTCCGAAATCCGCGGCTCGAGACTCGGATTCATCTTTCAGTCGTACAATCTAATCCAGCAGCTTTCCGTCATCGAGAACATTGTCGTGCCGCTCTATTATCAAGGCATTTCCGAGCGGCGCGCGCACGCGGTCGGCGCGGAACTCGCGGAACGGGTCGGCCTTGCCGACCGCCTCCAGCACCGCCCCTTCGAACTCTCCGGCGGGCAGCAGCAACGCGTCGCCATTGCGCGCGCGCTGGTCAACGACCCCCTCATCATTCTTGCCGACGAGCCCACGGGAAACCTCGATTCGAAATCCGGCGCGGAGATTCTGAAGCTGATCGATGAACTTCATGCGCAGGGCAAGACCATCATCATGGTCACGCACGACCCGGCGGTCGGCGCGCGGTCCCAGCGCGTCGTGCGTCTGCGCGACGGCCTTGTCGAAGAAGACTTCTACAATGACCACGCGGCGTAA
- a CDS encoding HlyD family efflux transporter periplasmic adaptor subunit, which produces MTQSNDSQKRSQRRKPGRLRGLVWKALLILCLLGGVYYLLRDGGTTASNGTTFVVRKGPLEITVLEGGSIEALESVELKSEVKGETKILSIVDEGYFITEEDVKNGLVLVELETTRLVDEQVQQELEYQNASATYTEAREQYEIQRNQNESDIQRAILDVKFARMDFEKYLGADVAQEIVRVLGLDAVEGAIMNLDTSSELAVASDPAAQAVEVAPYRRPPIDLTVYADPNRLGNGEAGQRLRKLEDDLVLAEKEVGLAQSKLQGTQRLFDKEFVTRDELENDEMALRRNEIALESARTSKELFIKYEFPKTAEKLLSDYEEALRKLERTRKQAVSQMAQAEAKLKSAEARFTLQTQRRKEIQEQIEKCVIRATTPGLVVYGARERRYWDEEKIEEGASVRERQAIITIPNTIQMTAKVKIHEAYIERVAKGQKARIKVDAHPDRPLTGEVLRIGVLPDAQNRWMNPDLKVYDTTVTIDGTQDWLKPGLSAQVEILIDRLEDVLYVPLQAVSEEEGKRVCYVVTGGAPERRVVETGAFNDAFIEIKSGVNEGERLLLRAPTAGPEESKPEAEDSKQRPNRQKPAGPANAEANAS; this is translated from the coding sequence ATGACGCAATCCAACGACAGCCAGAAACGCAGCCAACGCCGTAAGCCGGGGCGCCTCCGCGGCCTCGTCTGGAAGGCATTGCTGATACTATGCCTTCTGGGCGGCGTGTACTACTTGCTGCGCGACGGCGGCACAACGGCCTCGAACGGCACCACGTTCGTCGTGCGAAAGGGCCCGCTCGAGATCACCGTTCTCGAGGGAGGCAGCATCGAAGCCCTCGAGTCCGTGGAACTCAAGTCGGAGGTGAAGGGCGAGACCAAGATCCTGAGCATCGTCGATGAAGGCTATTTCATCACCGAAGAAGACGTTAAGAACGGCCTTGTCCTCGTCGAACTCGAAACCACGCGGCTGGTCGATGAACAGGTACAGCAAGAACTGGAATACCAGAACGCATCCGCTACCTATACGGAAGCGCGCGAACAGTATGAGATTCAGCGCAACCAGAACGAAAGCGACATACAAAGGGCCATCCTGGACGTGAAGTTCGCGCGCATGGATTTTGAAAAATATCTGGGCGCGGACGTGGCGCAGGAAATCGTGCGCGTACTGGGCCTCGACGCCGTCGAGGGGGCAATCATGAATCTGGACACGTCCAGCGAGCTCGCGGTTGCCTCCGACCCCGCCGCGCAGGCGGTTGAAGTGGCGCCGTACCGCCGGCCCCCGATCGATTTGACCGTTTACGCGGACCCGAACCGTCTCGGCAATGGCGAGGCGGGTCAGCGCCTGCGCAAACTCGAAGACGACCTCGTGCTGGCGGAGAAAGAAGTGGGCCTCGCGCAGTCGAAACTCCAAGGCACGCAGCGGTTGTTCGATAAGGAGTTCGTGACGCGCGACGAACTCGAAAACGACGAAATGGCCCTGCGCCGAAACGAGATCGCCCTCGAATCGGCACGGACCAGCAAGGAACTCTTCATTAAGTACGAGTTCCCGAAGACGGCCGAGAAACTGTTGTCAGACTACGAAGAGGCGCTGCGCAAGCTCGAACGCACGCGCAAACAGGCCGTTTCGCAAATGGCGCAGGCGGAGGCAAAACTCAAGTCGGCCGAGGCGCGCTTCACGCTGCAGACGCAGCGCAGAAAGGAAATCCAGGAACAGATCGAAAAGTGCGTCATTCGCGCGACGACCCCGGGCCTTGTCGTTTATGGGGCGCGCGAACGCCGGTACTGGGATGAGGAGAAGATTGAAGAAGGCGCGTCCGTGCGCGAGCGCCAGGCCATCATTACCATTCCGAATACGATCCAGATGACCGCCAAGGTGAAGATTCACGAGGCGTACATCGAGCGTGTCGCCAAGGGGCAAAAGGCGCGCATCAAGGTGGACGCGCACCCCGACCGCCCGCTTACTGGCGAAGTGCTTCGCATAGGCGTGCTGCCCGACGCCCAGAACCGGTGGATGAACCCGGACTTGAAGGTCTATGACACGACCGTCACCATTGACGGCACGCAGGATTGGCTGAAGCCCGGGCTCAGCGCTCAGGTCGAGATCCTCATCGACCGCCTGGAGGATGTCTTGTACGTGCCGCTGCAGGCCGTCTCCGAGGAAGAAGGCAAACGGGTCTGTTATGTCGTCACGGGTGGTGCGCCGGAGCGCCGCGTGGTTGAGACGGGCGCGTTCAACGATGCATTCATCGAGATCAAGAGCGGGGTGAACGAAGGGGAACGCCTGCTCTTGCGCGCACCCACCGCCGGTCCGGAAGAATCGAAGCCGGAAGCAGAGGACTCGAAACAGCGCCCCAACCGCCAAAAACCGGCGGGCCCGGCCAATGCGGAGGCGAATGCCTCATGA
- a CDS encoding ABC transporter permease, translating to MTTRRNLSRFFRALAPARLKRTVQLGLRSLWLHRLRSLLTVLGIVFGVCSVIAMLAVGEGASHEAQEQIRRLGSNNVILRSLKPIEDESLSQERSHVLEYGLTYRDMLRIQASIPGIRLIMPGRIIQTFVWNGPHRLDAEVLGTVPFFPDLRALNLTSGRFFTDTEMATSANVCILGASAAERLFPINQPVGRSVRIGSDYYRVVGVIEGESGMPTGMPQNAGAPAKDLPQGVARPRIYIPLSAAKDRFGEVLVKRSSGSFEAERVQLHEATVQVASLNDVEETARIIGDILKSTHKKRDYAVIVPLELLRQAEQTKRIFNIVLGAIAAISLLVGGIGIMNIMLASVTERTREIGIRRALGARKRDITVQFLVETVILSGAGGIIGVALGIAIPFFITFFAGMETIITVWAPLVAFSISGCVGVIFGIYPARRAANMDPVEALRHE from the coding sequence ATGACCACGCGGCGTAATCTGTCACGGTTCTTTCGCGCGTTGGCGCCTGCGCGTCTCAAGCGCACCGTGCAACTTGGCCTGAGAAGCCTGTGGTTGCACCGGTTGCGTTCGCTCCTGACCGTCCTCGGCATCGTGTTTGGCGTGTGTTCCGTCATCGCGATGCTGGCAGTGGGGGAGGGCGCCAGCCATGAAGCCCAGGAACAGATTCGGCGTCTCGGCAGCAATAACGTGATTCTCCGGAGCCTGAAACCCATTGAGGACGAGAGTCTCAGCCAGGAACGGAGTCATGTGCTGGAATACGGCCTGACCTACAGGGACATGCTTCGCATTCAGGCCTCGATCCCCGGTATCCGCCTGATCATGCCCGGCCGGATTATCCAGACGTTCGTATGGAATGGGCCGCACCGCCTCGATGCCGAGGTGCTGGGCACAGTGCCCTTCTTTCCCGATTTGCGGGCCCTCAATCTGACGTCCGGGCGTTTCTTCACGGATACCGAGATGGCGACCTCGGCGAATGTGTGCATTCTTGGCGCGAGTGCCGCCGAACGCCTGTTCCCCATAAATCAGCCCGTGGGCCGCAGCGTTCGCATCGGCAGCGATTACTACCGGGTGGTGGGCGTTATCGAGGGCGAGAGTGGCATGCCCACAGGTATGCCGCAGAACGCCGGCGCGCCGGCGAAAGACCTGCCGCAGGGCGTGGCCCGGCCCAGGATCTACATTCCGCTCAGTGCCGCGAAGGACCGCTTTGGGGAAGTGCTCGTGAAACGGAGTTCCGGCAGTTTCGAGGCCGAGCGCGTGCAGTTGCACGAGGCGACGGTCCAGGTGGCTTCGCTCAATGATGTGGAAGAAACGGCGCGGATCATTGGCGACATCCTCAAATCCACGCACAAGAAACGGGACTACGCCGTGATTGTGCCGCTGGAACTGCTGCGCCAGGCCGAGCAGACCAAGCGCATCTTCAACATCGTCCTCGGCGCGATCGCCGCGATTTCGCTGCTTGTCGGCGGCATAGGCATCATGAACATCATGCTCGCGAGCGTCACCGAGCGCACGCGCGAAATCGGAATCCGCCGCGCCCTCGGCGCGCGCAAACGCGATATCACCGTCCAGTTTCTGGTCGAGACGGTGATTCTCTCCGGCGCCGGCGGCATTATCGGTGTCGCGCTGGGTATCGCCATACCGTTCTTCATCACGTTCTTTGCCGGAATGGAGACCATCATTACCGTCTGGGCGCCCCTGGTCGCGTTCTCCATTTCCGGTTGCGTCGGCGTGATATTCGGCATCTATCCTGCCCGCCGCGCCGCGAACATGGACCCCGTCGAAGCGCTCAGGCACGAGTAG
- the lipB gene encoding lipoyl(octanoyl) transferase LipB produces MCSPISYLESRELQLSHRGLVECGEAPDTVFLLEHAPVITLGRNWQHENLLHTPDALRARGIDVCETDRGGDVTYHGPGQLVAYPILNLRHWQCSVGWYLRALEDVLIRLLAAYGLHGERLKGLTGVWVNGAKVAAIGIGIHNWVTFHGIALNVDPHMDHFRLIIPCGIADKPVTSLSLLLGTTPPIQEVMDRFETAFREVFTA; encoded by the coding sequence GTGTGTTCTCCAATCTCATACCTTGAAAGCCGCGAACTCCAGCTTTCCCATCGCGGGCTGGTCGAGTGCGGCGAAGCGCCGGACACGGTATTCCTGCTGGAGCATGCGCCTGTCATTACGCTGGGGCGCAATTGGCAACACGAGAACCTGCTTCATACCCCCGACGCGCTACGAGCGCGAGGCATCGATGTCTGCGAAACGGACCGCGGCGGCGATGTGACCTATCATGGGCCGGGGCAGCTGGTGGCGTATCCCATTCTGAACCTGCGGCACTGGCAATGCAGCGTCGGCTGGTATCTGCGCGCGCTCGAAGACGTGTTGATTCGACTTCTCGCGGCCTATGGGCTTCACGGGGAGCGGCTGAAGGGTCTTACCGGCGTCTGGGTGAACGGGGCGAAAGTCGCCGCCATCGGCATTGGCATCCACAATTGGGTGACTTTCCACGGCATTGCGCTGAACGTTGACCCGCACATGGACCATTTTCGGCTTATTATACCCTGCGGCATTGCGGATAAGCCCGTCACCTCGCTCTCCTTGCTTCTGGGAACCACGCCGCCCATTCAGGAAGTCATGGACCGCTTCGAGACGGCATTCCGGGAGGTGTTTACGGCCTGA
- a CDS encoding GNAT family N-acetyltransferase, whose amino-acid sequence MPGLLPKGAETDEEVHLASDLMAKAHCRDYSAGLDWLRTVSAGYPGFRREHVRIVLSGGELIGALRVNMETIRIGEARLRMGGLGFVTTAPHRRGSGVTRALMLDTMRYLEEQRCHVAMLFSVPNFYRRFGFAPTLNEYAIRSAVGTAPAALCGGFRSRPGKPGDIRAIQRIHAANDAETACSIVRNAAHISNRWDRWKDVQVVTNDQGKVLGYFVCRREEEEVIIEETSAAGLGACGAVLQACMRTGADVCVPRLCFRLPPRHPMTQYLLPRKSLHEIRVFRDSGGMMAIINLEETLESMIPEWESRLAQHSAREWREEVTLLIDHVPNRIRTHRGAIDVASSSGKNKVSLSRADMVHLLTGYRYIDDILTTQHRAITANARTLLAVLFPKRTPFVWPLDRF is encoded by the coding sequence ATGCCGGGACTCTTGCCGAAAGGCGCCGAAACCGACGAGGAAGTGCATCTCGCCAGCGACTTGATGGCGAAAGCGCACTGCCGCGATTATTCCGCGGGGCTGGACTGGCTGCGCACGGTCAGCGCGGGTTATCCCGGCTTCCGGCGGGAGCATGTGCGCATTGTGCTCTCGGGCGGTGAACTGATAGGCGCGCTGCGCGTCAACATGGAGACCATCCGGATCGGTGAGGCGCGCCTGCGCATGGGCGGGTTGGGTTTTGTGACCACGGCGCCGCACCGGCGCGGCAGCGGCGTGACGCGCGCGCTGATGCTCGACACCATGCGTTATCTTGAGGAACAGCGGTGCCACGTCGCGATGCTCTTCAGCGTTCCGAACTTCTATCGACGCTTTGGCTTTGCCCCGACGCTGAACGAGTATGCCATCCGGTCGGCGGTGGGTACGGCGCCTGCGGCGCTATGTGGCGGTTTCCGCTCCCGCCCGGGGAAACCGGGCGATATCCGTGCGATTCAGCGTATCCACGCGGCTAACGACGCTGAGACGGCCTGCTCGATTGTCCGCAACGCTGCTCATATCAGCAACCGTTGGGACCGCTGGAAGGACGTCCAGGTCGTCACGAATGACCAGGGCAAGGTCTTGGGTTATTTCGTGTGCCGCCGGGAGGAAGAAGAGGTCATCATCGAAGAGACGAGCGCCGCGGGCCTTGGCGCGTGCGGCGCCGTGCTGCAAGCCTGCATGAGGACGGGTGCGGACGTCTGCGTGCCGCGGCTGTGCTTCCGCCTGCCGCCGCGGCATCCTATGACGCAGTACCTGCTCCCGCGCAAGTCGCTCCACGAGATACGCGTCTTTCGGGATTCCGGCGGTATGATGGCCATCATCAATCTCGAGGAGACTCTCGAATCGATGATTCCCGAGTGGGAAAGCCGCCTTGCACAACATTCCGCCCGCGAGTGGCGCGAAGAAGTAACACTCTTGATTGATCACGTGCCCAACCGCATTCGTACGCACCGCGGCGCCATCGACGTGGCTTCCTCAAGCGGCAAGAACAAGGTGAGCTTGAGCCGCGCGGATATGGTACACCTGCTTACCGGCTACCGTTATATTGACGACATCCTCACCACGCAGCACCGCGCGATTACAGCCAACGCGCGGACGCTGCTCGCCGTGCTGTTTCCGAAGCGCACGCCGTTTGTCTGGCCGTTGGACCGGTTCTAG
- a CDS encoding threonine synthase — MLRHGVIHRYRKFMPVAEHTRVITLNEGSTPMVPAYNLSAHIHPRLEIWLKYEGLNPTGSFKDRGMTVAVTKAVEEGFQAICCASTGNTSASAAAFAARAGIKCAVLIPEGKIALGKLSQAMIHGARVVQVKGNFDDALRLVREVSRKYPIALVNSVNPYRIEGQKSGAFEIVDDFQGVAPDFQAMPVGNAGNITAYWKGYKEYKAAGLAENLPRMLGFQAAGAAPIVLGHVVESPQTFATAIRIGNPASWKSAEAARDESGGVIGMVTDHQIREAYQLLARSEGVFSEPASAASVAGVIKLAESGFFDNVQPVAGDRIRLVCILTGHGLKDPDSAIKVAEEPVTIEAREDEVLEAIGIAEPAPV; from the coding sequence ATGTTACGGCACGGGGTTATCCATCGTTACCGCAAGTTCATGCCAGTCGCGGAACACACGCGCGTCATCACCCTGAACGAGGGCTCGACGCCGATGGTCCCCGCCTACAACCTGAGCGCGCACATCCATCCGCGGCTCGAAATCTGGCTGAAATACGAGGGATTGAACCCCACAGGTTCGTTCAAGGACCGCGGCATGACGGTAGCGGTCACGAAAGCCGTCGAAGAAGGATTTCAGGCCATCTGCTGCGCATCGACGGGCAACACGTCCGCCTCGGCCGCGGCGTTCGCGGCGCGGGCGGGTATCAAGTGCGCGGTGCTCATTCCCGAGGGCAAGATCGCGCTGGGCAAGTTGTCGCAGGCGATGATCCATGGCGCGCGCGTAGTCCAGGTCAAGGGCAATTTCGACGACGCGCTGCGGCTCGTGCGCGAAGTGTCGCGCAAATACCCCATTGCGCTCGTGAACTCGGTGAACCCCTACCGCATCGAGGGTCAAAAGTCAGGCGCCTTCGAAATTGTGGACGACTTCCAGGGCGTCGCGCCGGACTTCCAGGCCATGCCTGTCGGTAACGCGGGCAACATCACCGCGTACTGGAAGGGCTACAAGGAATACAAAGCCGCCGGCCTCGCGGAGAACCTCCCGCGCATGCTCGGGTTCCAGGCCGCGGGCGCCGCGCCGATTGTGCTCGGCCACGTCGTCGAAAGCCCGCAGACCTTCGCTACCGCCATCCGCATCGGCAACCCGGCCAGTTGGAAAAGCGCGGAAGCGGCCCGGGACGAGTCCGGCGGCGTCATCGGCATGGTCACCGACCATCAGATCCGCGAAGCGTATCAACTGCTGGCGCGCAGCGAAGGCGTCTTTTCCGAACCGGCCAGCGCAGCAAGCGTGGCGGGCGTCATCAAGTTGGCCGAAAGCGGCTTCTTCGACAACGTGCAGCCGGTCGCCGGGGACCGCATCCGCCTCGTGTGCATACTGACCGGTCACGGCCTTAAAGACCCCGACAGCGCCATCAAAGTTGCCGAGGAACCGGTCACGATAGAGGCGCGCGAGGATGAGGTCCTCGAGGCCATCGGCATCGCGGAGCCCGCACCGGTGTAA